The following coding sequences lie in one Kribbella sp. NBC_00709 genomic window:
- a CDS encoding lytic transglycosylase domain-containing protein yields the protein MTVASGGAGATGQLAGTSPVAPSPGAGLNSGEFDELTMIVPQRPGVDGRLGSDQPARADVPVQGATDGRSVVRPGRPGAVNGIPRGVFPAYRRATANLAVVRPNCGLTWPLLAGVGKVESDHASGGRVDVAGTTRGRILGPVLNGRHGNGRISDSDKGKFDADATWDRAVGPMQIIPQVWDEYGADGNGDGYRNPNNVYDAVTTVAVVLCSQGDDLKQPRDLVEALLRYQHSKDFVATVLKWMRVYSKNAVLIPNAPGNIAAAKWTGNADRKVDPRQVPDVPDDTKTTTPTATPTTTLPPPVLPSTPPSTDWNKPTLPRPIDTPTGTPTHRPTSTPTKTPTKTPTKTPTETPTPTPTPTPTPTSTPSDTPSGTPCAGNETTTPTCTPGGGSHG from the coding sequence GTGACTGTTGCTTCGGGGGGAGCCGGCGCCACCGGCCAGCTCGCCGGCACCAGCCCTGTCGCCCCGTCGCCCGGGGCCGGGCTGAACAGTGGCGAGTTCGACGAACTGACGATGATCGTGCCGCAGCGTCCCGGAGTGGACGGCCGGCTCGGATCCGACCAGCCCGCCCGCGCCGACGTCCCCGTGCAGGGGGCCACCGACGGCCGATCGGTCGTCCGTCCCGGCCGGCCGGGAGCTGTGAACGGCATTCCGCGCGGGGTCTTCCCCGCGTACCGCCGCGCCACCGCCAACCTCGCGGTCGTCCGGCCGAACTGTGGGCTGACCTGGCCGTTGCTGGCCGGCGTCGGCAAGGTCGAGTCGGACCACGCCAGCGGCGGCCGGGTCGACGTGGCCGGCACCACCCGCGGCCGCATCCTCGGCCCGGTGCTGAACGGACGCCACGGCAACGGCCGGATCAGCGACTCCGACAAGGGCAAGTTCGACGCGGACGCGACCTGGGACCGCGCGGTCGGCCCGATGCAGATCATCCCGCAGGTCTGGGACGAGTACGGCGCCGATGGCAACGGCGACGGCTACCGCAACCCCAACAACGTGTACGACGCGGTCACCACCGTCGCCGTGGTGCTCTGCTCCCAGGGCGACGACCTGAAGCAGCCGCGGGACCTGGTCGAGGCACTGCTGCGCTACCAGCACTCCAAGGACTTCGTCGCCACCGTGCTGAAGTGGATGCGGGTCTACAGCAAGAACGCGGTCCTGATCCCGAATGCGCCCGGCAACATCGCGGCCGCGAAGTGGACGGGTAACGCCGACCGCAAGGTCGATCCGCGGCAGGTCCCGGACGTCCCGGACGACACCAAGACGACCACCCCGACAGCGACGCCGACCACGACCCTGCCGCCGCCGGTGCTGCCGTCCACACCGCCGTCGACCGACTGGAACAAGCCGACGTTGCCGAGGCCGATCGACACCCCGACCGGTACTCCGACGCACCGGCCGACGTCGACACCGACCAAGACCCCCACGAAGACTCCGACGAAGACGCCGACGGAGACCCCGACGCCGACCCCGACTCCGACGCCGACTCCCACGTCGACCCCGTCGGACACCCCGAGCGGGACGCCGTGCGCCGGCAACGAGACCACGACCCCGACCTGTACGCCGGGCGGCGGCTCGCACGGCTGA
- a CDS encoding lytic transglycosylase domain-containing protein: MRQQFKNLDTWRGKLSAACTCLAPPTAMVAVFVVGGVTSNTFIVDAQALAAPRQDAVFDDLANNVPSQPGVDGSLPTQDKSTIQVPLTGTTDGTVQPIPGAIGDTSGIPGTVLAAYQKAANDLALSMPGCHLTWPLLAGIGKVESGHASGGKVDANGNTRGKILGPVLDGSPGMAAIADTDQGVYDGNATWDRAVGPMQFIPGTWRAFGADGNGDGIKDPHNVFDAARATGDYLCSGGANLADPQGLVQAVLRYNHSMDYVSTVLRWMQSYSKDTVTVPDKPGTIDTPGDDGNNGDDRARTETTTSATTPPTTSPTTVPTTVPTTVPPSTTPTAPTTSRPTSSRPSTTKPTVPRPTNGPGSTSTSPTKPPYTPPPSTPPTTPPTTPGDPTCPPTTPPTTTPTETPTPTPGDPTVTPTPTPTPSPCNSTGTESDPTKTAATPSDAPQPSN; this comes from the coding sequence ATGAGGCAGCAGTTCAAGAACCTGGACACGTGGCGGGGCAAGTTGTCCGCCGCCTGTACCTGCTTGGCGCCGCCTACTGCCATGGTCGCCGTGTTCGTGGTCGGCGGCGTCACCTCGAACACGTTCATCGTCGACGCCCAGGCGCTGGCCGCGCCGCGCCAGGACGCGGTCTTCGACGACCTGGCCAACAACGTGCCGTCCCAGCCCGGTGTCGACGGCAGCCTGCCGACGCAGGACAAGTCCACGATCCAGGTTCCGCTGACCGGGACGACGGACGGCACCGTGCAGCCCATCCCGGGTGCGATCGGCGACACCTCGGGCATCCCGGGGACGGTGCTGGCGGCGTACCAGAAGGCGGCCAACGATCTCGCGCTCTCGATGCCGGGTTGCCATCTCACCTGGCCGTTGCTGGCCGGCATCGGCAAGGTCGAGTCCGGGCACGCCAGCGGCGGCAAGGTCGACGCGAACGGCAACACCCGCGGGAAGATCCTCGGCCCGGTCCTCGACGGCAGCCCCGGGATGGCGGCGATCGCCGACACCGACCAGGGCGTGTACGACGGGAACGCGACCTGGGACCGTGCGGTCGGGCCGATGCAGTTCATCCCTGGCACCTGGCGAGCGTTCGGCGCGGACGGCAACGGTGACGGGATCAAGGACCCGCACAACGTGTTCGACGCGGCCCGGGCGACCGGGGACTACCTCTGCTCCGGCGGTGCGAACCTGGCCGACCCGCAGGGCCTGGTCCAGGCGGTGCTGCGCTACAACCACTCGATGGACTACGTCTCGACCGTGCTCCGGTGGATGCAGTCGTACAGCAAGGACACCGTGACGGTGCCGGACAAGCCGGGCACGATCGACACCCCGGGCGACGACGGCAACAACGGCGACGACAGGGCCCGTACGGAGACCACGACGTCGGCCACGACGCCGCCGACCACCTCGCCGACGACTGTGCCGACCACGGTGCCGACGACGGTGCCGCCATCCACGACGCCGACGGCCCCGACCACGTCACGTCCGACGAGCTCCCGCCCGAGCACGACGAAGCCGACCGTGCCGAGGCCGACGAACGGTCCGGGCTCGACCTCGACGTCGCCCACCAAGCCGCCGTACACGCCGCCGCCGAGCACGCCTCCGACGACTCCGCCGACCACGCCGGGCGACCCGACCTGTCCGCCGACGACCCCGCCCACGACGACGCCGACCGAGACGCCGACCCCGACGCCGGGCGACCCCACGGTCACGCCGACGCCGACCCCGACGCCGAGCCCGTGCAACTCGACCGGCACGGAGTCCGACCCGACCAAGACGGCGGCGACCCCGAGCGACGCTCCCCAGCCGAGCAACTGA
- the ffh gene encoding signal recognition particle protein: MFDTLSDRLSTAFKNLRGKGKLTDADIDATTREIRIALLEADVALPVVREFIAAVRERASGAEVRGGLNPAQQVIKIVNEELVKILGGETRELRMSKRPPTVIMLAGLQGAGKTTLAGKLAKWLRETQHQTPMLVAADLQRPNAVTQLQVVGERAGVPVFAPEPGNGVGDPVDVARQAMDEAKAKQYSVVIVDTAGRLGVDEVLMKQAADIRDAVSPDEILFVVDAMIGQDAVTTAQAFLDGVGFDGVVLSKLDGDARGGAALSIAQVTGRQVMFASNGEKLEDFDVFHPDRMASRILGMGDVMSLIEQAERSFDAEEAAKTAAKLQKRGGKDFTLDDFLAQMQSVRKMGPLTKIFGMLPGANQFKDQLENFDEREIDRIEAVIHSMTPAERNDPNIINGSRRARIAKGSGTEVATVSGLVERFFEARKMMAAMASGKGIPGMPGMPGMPGAGAGAARKAKQQAKKGKKRGSGNPAKRANQGGPQPQAPQPGQLPAAFGGGQTDGDFELPDDLKKMLGGN, translated from the coding sequence GTGTTCGACACGCTTTCCGATCGGCTCTCCACCGCGTTCAAGAATCTGCGGGGCAAGGGCAAGCTGACCGACGCCGATATCGACGCGACCACCCGGGAGATCCGGATCGCGTTGCTGGAGGCCGATGTCGCGCTGCCGGTGGTGCGGGAGTTCATCGCGGCGGTCCGGGAGCGGGCCAGCGGGGCCGAGGTGCGCGGCGGGCTGAACCCGGCGCAGCAGGTGATCAAGATCGTCAACGAGGAACTGGTCAAGATCCTCGGCGGCGAGACCCGCGAGCTGCGGATGTCGAAGCGGCCGCCGACGGTGATCATGCTCGCCGGTCTGCAGGGTGCGGGTAAGACGACCCTGGCCGGCAAGCTCGCCAAGTGGCTACGCGAGACCCAGCACCAGACCCCGATGCTGGTCGCCGCGGACCTCCAGCGGCCGAACGCGGTCACCCAGCTGCAGGTGGTCGGCGAGCGCGCCGGCGTGCCGGTGTTCGCGCCCGAGCCGGGCAACGGCGTCGGCGATCCGGTCGACGTCGCCCGCCAGGCGATGGACGAGGCAAAGGCCAAGCAGTACAGCGTGGTCATCGTCGACACGGCCGGCCGGCTGGGTGTCGACGAGGTGCTGATGAAGCAGGCCGCGGACATCCGCGACGCGGTCAGCCCGGACGAGATCCTGTTCGTCGTCGACGCGATGATCGGCCAGGACGCGGTCACCACCGCGCAGGCGTTCCTCGACGGCGTCGGCTTCGACGGCGTCGTACTGTCCAAGCTCGACGGTGACGCCCGTGGTGGTGCGGCGCTGTCGATCGCGCAGGTGACCGGCCGCCAGGTGATGTTCGCCAGCAACGGCGAGAAGCTCGAGGACTTCGACGTCTTCCACCCCGACCGGATGGCGTCGCGCATCCTCGGCATGGGCGACGTGATGAGCCTGATCGAGCAGGCCGAGCGTTCGTTCGACGCCGAGGAGGCCGCGAAGACCGCGGCCAAGCTGCAGAAGCGCGGCGGCAAGGACTTCACCCTGGACGACTTCCTCGCCCAGATGCAGTCGGTGCGCAAGATGGGCCCGCTGACCAAGATCTTCGGCATGCTGCCCGGGGCGAACCAGTTCAAGGACCAGCTGGAGAACTTCGACGAGCGCGAGATCGACCGGATCGAGGCGGTCATCCACTCGATGACGCCGGCCGAGCGGAACGATCCGAACATCATCAACGGCTCCCGCCGGGCCCGGATCGCGAAGGGTTCCGGCACCGAGGTCGCGACCGTCAGCGGCCTGGTCGAGCGGTTCTTCGAGGCCCGCAAGATGATGGCCGCGATGGCGTCCGGCAAGGGCATCCCGGGGATGCCCGGAATGCCGGGCATGCCGGGTGCGGGCGCCGGTGCGGCGCGGAAGGCCAAGCAGCAGGCGAAGAAGGGCAAGAAGCGCGGCTCCGGCAACCCCGCCAAGCGGGCGAACCAGGGCGGCCCGCAGCCGCAGGCGCCGCAGCCGGGCCAGTTGCCGGCCGCGTTCGGCGGCGGCCAGACCGACGGCGACTTCGAGCTGCCGGACGACCTGAAGAAGATGCTCGGCGGCAACTGA
- a CDS encoding arginase family protein, producing MRDLGFVGRIGAEDGGSVTPPRYDRGGWKPGDGVFNAEAMAAYTLKVADRVAGFVQQGKFVVLLGGECSNLLGPALGLKRLGRYGVVYLDGHSDFRTVDNSPYVGAAGGEALALVTGRGQADLTDLEGLEPYTRDTDAVLLGIREDDEYVEDVERAGIPVWPALTIAADPAAAAQGTLEHLVRDELDGFWVHLDVDILDAAIMPAVDSPDPGGIDHQQLRALLRPLLASPKCAGIDIGIFDPDLDPDGVYAAELTDTLVAALS from the coding sequence GTGCGGGATCTGGGGTTCGTGGGGCGGATCGGGGCGGAGGACGGCGGATCGGTGACGCCGCCACGGTACGACCGGGGTGGGTGGAAGCCCGGCGACGGCGTGTTCAACGCGGAGGCGATGGCGGCGTACACGCTCAAGGTCGCGGATCGGGTGGCGGGGTTCGTCCAGCAAGGGAAGTTCGTGGTGTTGCTGGGTGGAGAGTGCAGCAACCTGCTCGGGCCGGCGTTGGGGTTGAAGCGGCTGGGGCGGTACGGCGTGGTGTATCTGGACGGGCACTCGGACTTCCGGACGGTGGACAACTCGCCGTACGTCGGGGCCGCGGGTGGTGAGGCGCTGGCGTTGGTCACTGGGCGCGGGCAGGCGGATCTGACCGATCTTGAAGGGCTTGAGCCGTACACGCGGGACACCGACGCGGTGCTGCTCGGGATTCGCGAGGACGACGAGTACGTCGAGGATGTGGAGCGCGCCGGGATTCCGGTGTGGCCGGCGTTGACGATCGCGGCGGATCCGGCCGCGGCGGCGCAAGGGACGTTGGAGCATCTCGTGCGGGACGAGCTGGACGGGTTCTGGGTCCATCTGGACGTGGACATCCTGGACGCGGCGATCATGCCCGCGGTCGACAGCCCGGATCCGGGTGGGATCGACCATCAGCAACTGCGGGCGCTCCTGCGGCCGCTGCTCGCGTCGCCCAAGTGCGCCGGCATCGACATCGGCATCTTCGACCCGGACCTCGACCCCGACGGGGTCTACGCGGCCGAGCTCACCGACACCCTGGTCGCGGCGCTCAGCTAG
- a CDS encoding DUF2332 domain-containing protein, translating to MHVVEALQRQAVACEDLGSPMYAELLRLIVDDYEVGGVSVGVLEGYEDRSFGEAIGLRLLGAAHGLVLSGTVPELAAFYPSVGGTWDPVLGWEAFEQVLQSRVVEVRSLLTQPPQTNEVGRSAALYGGLLQLVDAVPLPVRLFEIGASAGLNLRADRYRYVADGTSYGPEDSPVVFSSAWSGQVPAADLRIVERVGCDIAPVNPLTADGALTLTSYVWPDMADRLERLRGALTVAQEVPADVRPEDAVAFLRALELSEGHVTVVWHSIMWQYLRRPDRAAIEARLDELGAQATESAPLAHLSLEPHHVISHSRATDGWEYRVDLRTWPGGVVQTLGTAAPHGQELVWGTS from the coding sequence GTGCATGTCGTAGAGGCTTTACAGCGCCAAGCCGTCGCCTGCGAGGACCTGGGGTCCCCGATGTACGCCGAACTGCTCCGGCTGATCGTGGACGACTACGAGGTCGGCGGCGTGTCCGTCGGAGTACTGGAGGGGTACGAGGACCGTTCGTTCGGCGAGGCGATCGGTCTGCGGTTGCTGGGCGCCGCACACGGTCTGGTGCTGTCCGGCACGGTGCCTGAGCTGGCGGCGTTCTACCCGAGTGTCGGCGGGACGTGGGACCCGGTGCTCGGCTGGGAGGCCTTCGAGCAGGTGCTGCAGTCGCGGGTGGTGGAGGTCCGCTCGCTGCTGACCCAGCCGCCCCAGACGAACGAGGTCGGCCGATCGGCTGCCCTGTACGGCGGTCTGCTGCAGCTGGTCGACGCCGTGCCGTTGCCGGTGCGGTTGTTCGAGATCGGTGCATCGGCTGGGCTGAATCTGCGGGCAGACCGGTACCGGTACGTCGCGGACGGGACGTCGTACGGGCCGGAGGACAGCCCGGTCGTGTTCTCCTCGGCCTGGTCGGGACAGGTGCCTGCTGCGGACCTGCGGATCGTCGAACGGGTGGGATGCGACATCGCGCCGGTCAACCCGCTGACTGCCGACGGTGCCTTGACGCTGACGTCGTACGTCTGGCCGGACATGGCGGATCGCCTGGAGCGGTTGCGGGGCGCGTTGACGGTCGCGCAAGAGGTGCCGGCCGACGTACGCCCGGAGGACGCCGTCGCGTTCCTGCGCGCACTGGAGCTGTCCGAGGGCCACGTGACCGTCGTGTGGCACTCGATCATGTGGCAGTACTTGCGCAGGCCGGACCGAGCCGCGATCGAGGCTCGGCTGGACGAACTCGGCGCGCAGGCCACCGAGTCCGCACCTCTCGCGCACCTGAGCCTCGAGCCGCACCACGTGATCAGTCACAGCCGGGCCACGGACGGCTGGGAGTACCGCGTTGACCTGCGTACCTGGCCTGGGGGAGTTGTGCAGACGCTCGGTACCGCCGCACCGCACGGCCAGGAGCTTGTCTGGGGGACTAGCTGA
- a CDS encoding [protein-PII] uridylyltransferase translates to MVDRAEQRRVRAEEADALLYLLLSKACDALGVPTEGVALVAVGGYGREELSPYSDLDVMLVHVEGYPRVDELAAQIWYPLWDSRTKLDHSVRTLAEARQAAAADDRVALGLLDARHVAGDSHLTLQLRSVLMADWRRTARSRLPGLAQACRDRASTVGELAHLAEPDLKEAYGGLRDAVVLRALVASWLIDVPHPVLERARRDLLEVRDVLHEVAGRATDRLVADLAGEVAAGLGLSGRDELLRHVYATGRTLAHVCDVSWRRVESLMTKPPRSRRRQRSGGPLLLALDEGVGQHEGEVVLMPDARPERDPVLGLRAAAVAADRELVLSPAVCARLAASAADLPDPWPREGLRLLCALLGAGSGLLEVWEALDQAGYISRILPEWDSVRFRPPQSAIHRFTVDRHLLETCVEASAMVRDVRRPDLLLVAALLHDLGKAVDGDHSVTGAVIAAKVARRIGFSDADSDTITLLVRQHLMLAQVATRRDLDDPMTVDMVAGIVRSTETLDLLEALTYADARAAGPAASSPWRMRLVGELCRRVRGELSGGGESMWTEAPPVPVPVLHQVVGVGRLGLTVSDHHGDLRINVAVPDQVGTLSTVAAVLAVERLAVRSAVITSVEGLGISQWTVAGSAPDPVRLRDRLAVALRDDADVVRRLTARDASAARARVASRVDLLPEASETATVLQVRAHDRPGLLYDVTAAIAATGADIRSAHVSTLGAECVDVFYLTDRDGAPLEPEDARTTAKSVLDRLTF, encoded by the coding sequence ATGGTGGACCGAGCAGAGCAGCGGCGCGTCCGTGCCGAGGAGGCCGACGCGCTGCTGTACCTGCTCCTCTCCAAGGCCTGTGACGCCCTCGGTGTACCTACCGAGGGCGTCGCGCTGGTCGCGGTCGGCGGCTACGGCCGGGAGGAGCTGTCGCCGTACAGCGATCTCGACGTGATGCTCGTGCACGTCGAGGGGTACCCACGGGTGGACGAGCTGGCTGCACAGATCTGGTACCCGCTGTGGGATTCGCGGACCAAGCTGGACCACAGCGTCCGCACGCTGGCCGAGGCACGCCAGGCCGCCGCAGCGGACGACCGGGTCGCGTTGGGTCTGCTGGACGCGCGGCATGTGGCAGGCGACTCGCATCTGACGCTGCAGTTGCGATCCGTGCTGATGGCGGACTGGCGGCGTACTGCGCGTTCCCGGCTGCCCGGACTGGCGCAGGCGTGCCGTGACCGGGCGTCGACGGTCGGAGAGCTCGCCCATCTCGCGGAGCCCGACCTCAAGGAGGCGTATGGCGGTCTGCGCGATGCCGTCGTACTGCGTGCGCTGGTGGCGTCGTGGTTGATCGACGTACCGCATCCGGTGCTGGAGCGGGCGCGGCGCGATCTGCTCGAGGTTCGCGACGTACTGCATGAGGTGGCGGGACGGGCGACGGATCGGTTGGTGGCTGACCTGGCGGGTGAGGTGGCCGCCGGACTCGGTCTGTCGGGGCGGGACGAGTTGTTGCGGCACGTGTACGCGACGGGCCGCACGCTGGCGCATGTGTGCGATGTGTCCTGGCGACGCGTCGAGAGCTTGATGACCAAGCCGCCGCGGTCCCGGCGCCGGCAGCGGAGCGGTGGACCTCTGCTGCTCGCACTCGACGAGGGCGTGGGGCAGCACGAGGGTGAGGTCGTGCTGATGCCCGATGCGCGACCGGAGCGGGACCCTGTGCTCGGTCTGCGCGCTGCTGCGGTCGCTGCGGATCGTGAGCTTGTTCTGTCGCCTGCTGTCTGTGCGCGGTTGGCCGCGTCGGCTGCTGACTTGCCGGACCCGTGGCCGAGGGAGGGGCTGCGTTTGCTCTGCGCCCTGCTCGGTGCGGGGAGCGGATTGCTCGAAGTGTGGGAGGCCTTGGACCAGGCCGGCTACATCTCGCGGATCCTGCCCGAGTGGGATTCGGTGCGGTTCCGGCCGCCGCAGTCGGCGATCCACCGGTTCACTGTCGACCGGCACCTGCTGGAGACGTGTGTCGAGGCCTCGGCGATGGTCCGCGACGTACGGCGACCTGACCTTCTGCTGGTCGCCGCGCTGCTGCACGACCTGGGCAAGGCAGTCGACGGCGATCACAGCGTCACCGGCGCGGTCATTGCTGCGAAGGTGGCGCGGCGCATCGGGTTCAGCGACGCGGACTCGGACACCATCACTCTGCTCGTCCGGCAGCACCTGATGCTCGCTCAGGTCGCCACCCGGCGCGACCTGGACGACCCGATGACCGTGGACATGGTGGCCGGCATCGTCCGCAGCACCGAGACGCTGGACCTGCTGGAGGCGCTGACGTACGCCGATGCGCGGGCAGCCGGTCCGGCGGCGTCTTCACCGTGGCGGATGCGGTTGGTGGGTGAGCTGTGCCGCCGGGTGCGTGGTGAGCTGTCCGGTGGCGGCGAGAGCATGTGGACCGAGGCGCCGCCCGTTCCAGTGCCGGTGCTGCACCAGGTGGTCGGTGTGGGCCGGCTTGGCCTCACTGTCTCCGATCACCACGGCGATCTCCGCATCAACGTCGCCGTACCCGACCAGGTCGGCACGCTGTCCACAGTTGCCGCCGTACTCGCGGTAGAGCGGCTGGCCGTGCGGTCCGCAGTCATCACGTCGGTAGAAGGCCTTGGCATCTCACAGTGGACCGTCGCCGGGTCAGCGCCCGATCCGGTCCGGTTGCGGGACCGGCTCGCGGTGGCGCTGCGCGACGACGCCGACGTCGTACGACGACTGACCGCGCGGGATGCGTCCGCGGCACGTGCTCGCGTTGCGAGTCGAGTCGACCTCCTGCCGGAAGCATCCGAGACGGCCACCGTGCTGCAGGTGCGAGCGCATGACCGTCCAGGCCTGCTGTACGACGTCACTGCGGCGATTGCGGCCACTGGCGCGGACATCCGGTCGGCGCACGTCAGCACGCTCGGTGCAGAATGCGTGGACGTCTTCTACCTGACCGATCGCGACGGAGCGCCGCTCGAACCAGAGGACGCGCGAACGACGGCGAAGTCTGTCCTGGATCGTCTGACGTTCTAG
- a CDS encoding P-II family nitrogen regulator codes for MKLVTAVVKPHKLDDVRAALETFGVTGMTVTEASGYGRQKGHTEVYRGAEYEVDLVPKVRLEVVVEDGDSADVVDVILKAAQTGKIGDGKVWVTPVETIVRVRTGELDGDAL; via the coding sequence ATGAAGCTGGTCACCGCGGTGGTCAAGCCGCACAAGCTGGACGACGTCCGGGCCGCGCTGGAGACGTTCGGTGTCACCGGTATGACGGTCACCGAGGCGAGCGGCTACGGCCGGCAGAAGGGCCACACCGAGGTCTACCGCGGCGCCGAGTACGAGGTGGACCTGGTGCCGAAGGTCCGGCTCGAGGTGGTCGTCGAGGACGGTGACAGCGCCGACGTGGTCGACGTCATCCTGAAGGCGGCGCAGACCGGCAAGATCGGTGATGGCAAGGTGTGGGTCACCCCGGTCGAGACGATCGTCCGGGTCCGGACCGGCGAGCTGGACGGAGACGCCCTCTAG
- a CDS encoding ammonium transporter, which translates to MTLMEINAGDTAWVLASAALVMLMTPGLAFFYGGMVRVKSVLNMMMMSFITIAVVTILWVVVGYSLTFAGDTGHVIGDFSEVGLKGLLAPEAVSGTTPTLAFVAFQLMFAIITPALISGAIADRATFRGWIAFVVGWTLLVYFPVAHSVWFLDDGNGGWIGDKLKAVDFAGGTAVHLNAGAAALALAIVLGKRVGWKKDPMRPHSLPLVLLGAGLLWFGWFGFNAGSALSAGTTAAVTFVNTQAATAAAVIGWLIVERLTHGKATTLGMASGAVAGLVAITPSCGAVTPLGALAVGLLAGGICAFAVSLKYKLGFDDSLDVVGVHFVGGLFGSLAIGLFGSAAAPSAVDGLFYGGGVTQLGRQAVANVVVAIYSFSVAFILGKVIDKTIGFRLKEDDEVTGVDQVEHAETAYDYLGSSGLRGALSSRPAPAAAEAGSDNGTTEASEKEGVKA; encoded by the coding sequence ATGACGTTGATGGAGATCAACGCCGGCGATACCGCCTGGGTCTTGGCAAGCGCCGCCCTGGTGATGCTGATGACACCGGGCCTGGCTTTCTTCTACGGCGGCATGGTGCGCGTGAAGAGCGTGCTGAACATGATGATGATGAGCTTCATCACCATCGCCGTCGTCACCATCCTCTGGGTGGTGGTCGGCTACTCGCTGACGTTCGCCGGTGACACCGGGCACGTGATCGGGGACTTCTCCGAGGTGGGCCTGAAGGGCCTGCTCGCACCGGAGGCGGTGAGCGGGACGACGCCCACGCTCGCCTTCGTCGCCTTCCAGCTGATGTTCGCGATCATCACCCCCGCGCTGATCTCCGGCGCGATCGCCGACCGGGCGACGTTCCGGGGCTGGATCGCGTTCGTGGTCGGCTGGACGCTGCTGGTGTACTTCCCGGTCGCGCACTCGGTCTGGTTCCTGGACGACGGCAACGGTGGCTGGATCGGTGACAAGCTCAAAGCGGTCGACTTCGCCGGTGGTACTGCGGTCCACCTGAACGCAGGTGCCGCCGCGCTCGCGCTGGCGATCGTGCTCGGTAAGCGGGTCGGCTGGAAGAAGGACCCGATGCGGCCGCACAGCCTGCCGCTGGTCCTGCTCGGCGCCGGTCTACTGTGGTTCGGCTGGTTCGGGTTCAACGCCGGCTCCGCGCTGAGCGCGGGTACCACCGCCGCCGTCACCTTCGTGAACACGCAGGCCGCCACCGCCGCGGCCGTGATCGGCTGGCTGATCGTCGAGCGGCTCACGCACGGCAAGGCCACCACGCTGGGTATGGCGTCCGGTGCGGTCGCCGGTCTGGTCGCGATCACACCGTCCTGTGGTGCGGTCACCCCGCTCGGCGCGCTCGCTGTTGGTCTGCTGGCCGGTGGCATCTGCGCCTTCGCGGTCTCGCTGAAGTACAAGCTCGGCTTCGACGACTCCCTCGACGTGGTCGGCGTGCACTTCGTCGGCGGCCTGTTCGGCTCGCTGGCGATCGGCCTGTTCGGTTCGGCGGCGGCACCGTCGGCCGTGGACGGTTTGTTCTACGGTGGTGGTGTCACGCAGCTCGGCCGGCAGGCGGTGGCCAACGTGGTGGTCGCGATCTACTCCTTCTCGGTCGCCTTCATCCTGGGCAAGGTGATCGACAAGACGATCGGCTTCCGGCTCAAGGAGGACGACGAGGTCACCGGTGTCGACCAGGTCGAGCACGCGGAGACGGCGTACGACTATCTCGGTTCGTCCGGTCTGCGTGGGGCGCTGTCGTCCCGCCCGGCGCCGGCGGCGGCGGAAGCCGGGTCGGACAATGGCACCACTGAGGCCTCGGAGAAGGAAGGTGTCAAGGCATGA